The sequence tccGCAGTCTTGTGAAtcaaaaagctgtgtttgtaagaaacaaaattATCAGGTCCATCACCTGTTGtactctcacatcaaaatccaacgGTATATATTTCTCATCAGATTTAGATGAgatgactttttttttgtctcgatggatttgtttcttacaaacaaagatgttaaaggagtagttcactttcaaaacaaaaatttacagataatgtacaaacccccttgtcatccaagatgttcatgtctttctctcttcagtcataaagaaattatttattttgaggaaaacatttcaggatttctctccatataatggacttctatggtgcccccgagtttgaacttccaaaatgcagtttcaaagggctctcaaTGATCCCaaccgagaaagaagggtcttatctagcgaaatgatcgattattttctaaaaacatttacaatttatatactttttaatctctacacagagtacacacagagctagacaagatgagcatttgaggttaaaaagtatataaattgtaattttttttagaaaataagtaatcgttttgctagataagacccttctttcctcggctgtgatcgttttgagccatttgaagctgcgttttggaagttcaaactcgggggcaccatagaagtccattatatggagagaaatcctaaaatgttttcctcaaaaaaacacaatttccttacaactgaagaaagaaagacatgaacatcttggatgacaagggggtgagtacattatctgtaaatttgttctgaaagtgaactactcctttaattgatggactgaagtgtgaattacttgtgaattattatgTTTGTATCAGCtgttggactcattctgacggcacccattcactgcagaggatccattggtgagcaagtgatgctaaatttctccaaatctgtttagatgaagaaacaagctcatctacatcttggaaagcctgggggtgagtaaatttcagTCTTGTGACTGATTTAAGAAATAGCTCTCtcacaaaatgtatattttgtcaTCTATAAGTGTCTATTTTACAGGCTGGCTGATGAAGATGACTGTATCTATTCCTGAGGAATTGGATGGACTGATGGATGAAACTGCTTATGAGAGATACATCAAATCTATAGAGGACTAGAGCATGCTGCTGGCTTACTGCATATGGGAGAGAATTTAAAAACAATCAATTTAGGAATGTTTATAGTAGCTGATTTAGTTTAGATGTTCTCTTAAATTGCATTTTCCCGTCCACCCACACCCACAGGAGGGGACCACATGGACACAACGATATGCACTTCGCTTGGAAAGCAACAAGCAAACTTGGTTGGATTCAGCCAGTTATTGTATGTAGCCACAGAGACACAGCCTATGTAACGGTTTCATCTCTTTTGCAGATGTTACACTGTTCTGTAAAAGCTTGTCAATGCTTGGAATAAGCTACAAATAAAATGTGGAAGTACGAATAACAGCCAATGTCCAATCTGAGGACAGCTATGAAACCTGGTGAACTCTGTGTTAGTTTTAAGGACTCGTAAATGAGTTAAAGTGATTAACATAATTAACTAACAACATTAAACATCTATTTAAAACACTTACCTGCTTTAAATGGTTTTATTGCATTAGAAATCTTGCTTCTTGATGCCAAATGTGCTTCTGACAGAGATCtgatttacaaaataaagaaccCTATCtgcaaatgaattattttaagtattactgttttataaaatacctttgaagaaaacaaagcttaagtcataaatatgttaaatatcaaAGAGTTTCCAACACCATAATGGATGTGTTTGTACATGGTATGAAATTTGCTCATGCTGCATTCATAGTCAACACAAAATCAAAACCGACTACTTGGTTTGTAATGTAGTTGCTTACAAGTCAAAATAATGTAGAGAGTGTTATGTAATAAGAGAAACGTTTTTTTACTGTCATATCTACCAGGTAAAAACCTTAAGTCTGATAACTTAAGATTGAGGTAAAATGTTCACAtatgccttgcagaatctgcaaaatgttaattacttaaccaaaataaaaggggtcatacaaaatgcatgttttttttagtactgacctgaataagttatttcacataaaaaacatttatatgtagtacacaagagaaaataatagttgaatttaaaaaagtgaccccgttcaaaagtttacatacacttgattcttaatactgtgttgttacctgaatgatccacagctgtctttttgtttagtaatagttgttcatgagtcccttgtttgtcctgaacagttaaactgcccgctgttttttcagaaaaatctttcaggtcccacaaattctttagtttttcagcattcatgtgtatttgaacgctttccaacaatgactgcatgattttcagatctgtcttttcacactgaggacaactgagggactcatatgcaactattacagaaggttcaaacgcttactgatgcttcagaaggaaacacaatgcattaagagctgggggtgtaaacttttgaaacagaatgaaaatgtgtacatttttcttatttttctttattttctttgcctaaatatcacattttttcatttagtatagcccttcagaagctacttacatgtttcccagaagacaaattaagttaaataccctgatcttcaaatgtttcaaatgagtcccttagctgtcctcagtgtgtaaggatggatctcaaaatcatacagtcactgtcataaagggttcaaatacacaaaattcctgaaaaaccaaagaatttgttggacccgaaggatttttctgaagaacagccagcagtttaactgttcagaacaaacaaggaactcatgaacagctatcactaaacaaacaaacaaaaaacacagctgtggatcattcaagtaacaacacattattaagaatcaagtgtttgtaaacttttgaacggggtcatttttataaattcaactattgttttcttttgtggactataggtaaatgtatttatgtgaaatatcttattcaggtcagaactaaataaaaacaacatgcattttgtatgatccctcttatttcgctaaaatagttaatattttgcagcttctgcatggtgtatgtaaacttttgacctcaactgcaatgATACACTATAAACTGAAAAATCTTAGTCTGTGCCCATAATACACTACATGAATATATGCTAAATAAACTCAGACTGACGAAATTTCCAGACTGGCGGACTGGTTAAAAATCTGTGCAAATGTGCAGTTTATTCCAACCATAACTTGTCGGTCTGTTATCTGTGGGGAACAGCGACACCTCCAGGCACTTTGCTGTAAGGGTCTCTAGCTGGAGTACGTCTACCCCTTCCACGTGAGACTTGGGTGGGCTTAGGTAGGCCCTCCAGAAGACACTGGTCCTTCTCTAATCGTTCCCTACGCTGTGCACTCTCACACATCACGCTGGCTGTGAAGTCTCGCTCATTTAGAAAGGCAACGGTATCATCTCGTTTGCGGCTGACGTAGCCCTTCAGAACAGCGCTATATGGGTTGTCTTGCCTGTTTGGATCCTCAGACTGGTGTTTAAACTCCATGCGCGTGATGACTGGGAGGAGAAAGCCAGTTTCTTCACGACTTACAACATCCTCCATACTGCCCAGAGCTTCCTGTACCAGCCTTGCAGGCACAGGCACCAGATCACAGCCTGATCGCTGGTCAACAAACTGCCTAAAACGCCTTCTCACAGAGGCAACGTCCTGTAGAGACTGTGCACGTCGCTCCTCGAGGTCAACAACAATCCGCTCTGGGTAGTTGGTGCCCAAAACCACACCTGTGAGCAGAAAGTGATAATAGATAATATGAATGTGACTTTAGTTTTTAGTTAAAGCAAACCTATTTTATCTCCGTTATGTGTGACTTTCCAAGTGAAAGAGTGTCTTATtaggaaaaaaaacatacaggCTTGATTTTATTGGGAATGGGGTGGACGATAAAACAAAAATCTTAAATCACAATATGAATAATTTTAATGATGCAGTTGTTTTTGCTGGTAAAAAGGTGCCAACATTATGAAAACTGTGAAACACTAATTTGAGTTCTCTTTTGTCCCTTATTGCGCTTAAATGGTTTAAAATCATTCAAACATTGGCTTAAAAAGCATGAAAAGGACTTTTTAAAGCTATTTGACACCTGCAATTTCAATGTCAATTTCTACTGGTTTATTAGTACTCAAACCTTCAATGGAAATTAACCAGAATTAaggcatttgtgttttttttaaccgCATTATAGGTAAAATCTTGTGCATTTTTAGTTATTTGACCACTATAAATATTAAACTCTAAACAAAACATTATAAAATGGACCATTTGCATGTCATATTAAAAGTATCTCATTTAATCTGTTTCAGTCCACGACAACCATAAACAGGTTACGTAGTATGACAGACCTGCTCTACGCAGCATTGATGCTGGGCACTTCCAGGGCTTATGGATGAGGTCATCAGGAAGTGCCTTCAGTTCAGGACACCACTGCCGCACATAGGTGCCATAGGGGTCACAGGTCAGCGCTGCATCAACAGGGTGCATGACGAAGTTCCAGTGATCCAGTCCACACATTCCTCCATTCTGCCACATCATGGCATCTATGGCAACATCAGCATCTACAAGTGTGTCCTGTAAAATGGAGAACGAGTGTTGAGATGCTGTGTTGAATGGTCATTACAGGTCATTTCTGCCAAAGTTGAGACATTCTCTATCCACAAATGATAAACCCAGTGTTGCCGGTGGTTGCCAGGGTCTTGCTATTTAGTTTCTATGTAACTCTGGCTGGTTACTAGGACTTGTCAGGTGGTTTCTTACTGGATAATAGTCTAAATAGCCCACTCCCAAGTGGGAGCTATTAGATTATTTAATGTGGAAAAATATGACACCTCTCCTTAATAAAACACAATTTGAGGTGTGGGATGAGTTATGCACAGAAGATTTATAGTTATGGCTAGGGGTTTGCATTAGCTGTAGCATCACATTGTTATGAAAGCTTATTTTGGCCAAgaaataaagatattaaaaaagatTACGCAATAGGAAGTTTATATggcacaactgcaagttatcaactcatttatgtcttgcaatggtgacttttttctcagaattctgagtttacatcttgctattatgatttcttttctcagaattctaagtttacatcttgctattatgatttttttctcagaattctaagtttacatcttgctattatgattttttttctcagaattccagaattctaagtttacatcttgctattatgatttttttctcagaattctaagtttacatcttgctattatgatttttttctcagaattctaagtttacatcttgctattatgatttttttctcagaattctaagtttacatcttgctattatgatttttttctcagaattctaagtttacatcttgctattatgattttttttctcagaattctaagtttacatcttgctattatgattttttttctcagaattctaagtttacatcttgctattatgatttttttctcagaattctaagtttacatcttgctattatgatttttttctcagaattctaagtttacatcttgctattatgatttttttctcagaattctaagtttacatcttgctattatgatttttttctcagaattctaagtttacatcttgctattatgatttttttctcagaattctaagtttacatcttgctattatgatttttttctcagaattctaagtttacatcttgctattatgattttttttctcagaattctaagtttacatcttgctattatgatttttttctcagaattctaagtttacatcttgctattatgatttttttctcagaattctaagtttacatcttgctattatgatttttttctcagaattctaagtttacatcttgctattatgatttttttctcagaattctaagtttacatcttgctattatgatttttttctcagaattctaagtttacatcttgctattatgatttttttctcagaattctaagtttacatcttgctattatgatttttttctcagaattctaagtttacatcttgctattatgatttttttctcagaattctaagtttacatcttgctattatgatttttttctcagaattctaagtttacatcttgctattatgatttttttctcagaattctaagtttacatcttgctattatgattttttttctcagaattctaagtttacatcttgctattatgattttttttctcagaattctaagtttacatcttgctattatgatttttttctcagaattctaagtttacatcttgctattatgatttttttctcagaattctaagtttacatcttgctattatgatttttttctcagaattctaagtttacatcttgctattatgatttttttctcagaattctaagtttacatcttgctattatgatttttttctcagaattctaagtttacatcttgctattatgatttttttctcagaattctaagtttacatcttgctattatgatttttttctcagaattctaagtttacatcttgctattatgattttttttctcagaatt comes from Garra rufa unplaced genomic scaffold, GarRuf1.0 hap1_unplaced_312, whole genome shotgun sequence and encodes:
- the LOC141317096 gene encoding uncharacterized protein; protein product: DTLVDADVAIDAMMWQNGGMCGLDHWNFVMHPVDAALTCDPYGTYVRQWCPELKALPDDLIHKPWKCPASMLRRAGVVLGTNYPERIVVDLEERRAQSLQDVASVRRRFRQFVDQRSGCDLVPVPARLVQEALGSMEDVVSREETGFLLPVITRMEFKHQSEDPNRQDNPYSAVLKGYVSRKRDDTVAFLNERDFTASVMCESAQRRERLEKDQCLLEGLPKPTQVSRGRGRRTPARDPYSKVPGGVAVPHR